CGACCTCGAGTACGCCGACGAGGTCACCCTTGGCCGCGCGTTCGCAGGGAGGCGAGCAGCAGAATGACCAGCACGCAGAACACCCCGACCGGGATCGACGGCGCTCCCGCGCTGGACGCCGAGACGCTGGCCTTCGCCGAGCAGATCGCCGACCAGGTGGCCAGCTTCCTGCTCGCGCTGCGGGCGATCGCGCAGGAGAACGACGCCGGCCGCGCCGTCTCGCTGCTGCTGCTGGAGATCAGCCAGGTGCTGCTCGCCGGTGCCCGGCTCGGCGCCCAGCGCGACTTCACCCCGCGCGAGGAGTACCAGCCCGACGTCGGCCCCGAGCCCGACCTCGACGAGATGCGGATGCGGCTGGCGGCGATGCTCGACAACGTCGACACCTACAGCTTCGTGTTCGACCCCTACGTGCCCGAGGTGGTGGAGAGC
This genomic window from Nocardioides marinus contains:
- a CDS encoding DUF5063 domain-containing protein, with amino-acid sequence MTSTQNTPTGIDGAPALDAETLAFAEQIADQVASFLLALRAIAQENDAGRAVSLLLLEISQVLLAGARLGAQRDFTPREEYQPDVGPEPDLDEMRMRLAAMLDNVDTYSFVFDPYVPEVVESQLSDDLASIATDLDTGLRHFRLGHVTEALWWWQFSYVSNWGNLAGAALNALLSVVSHDRLDVEVDLDADQVVAAEQMLADPS